Within Legionella birminghamensis, the genomic segment GGTGTTGGCGCTGTGGCCGGCTTAACGACAGTGATGCTGGTATTGTTCTATGGTCTGACACGCATTATCCTGGCCATGTCCAGGGACGGCTTATTGCCGCGTTTTTTTGCCCATACCTCGCCAAGAACCAAAGCTCCCGTTCGAATTATTGTTATTTGTGGTATTCTCATGTCGTTGATTGCTGCTTTGCTGCCGATCAACGAATTGGCGGAATTGGTCAATATCGGAACTCTTTTCGCATTCATAACGGTTTGTGTTGGCGTCATTGTGATGCGTTATACCCATCCCGAGTTGCCTCGACCGTTTAGAACCCCGTTTATGCCCGTAGTGCCGATTTTGGGGGTGATATCCTGCCTCTATCTCATATTTAATCTACCCACTCTCTCGCTTTTACGGTTTGTGATCTGGATGGTGATAGGCTTGGTTGTCTATTTTAGTTATAGTTATGCGCATAGCGGGCTGAATGGGGTTAAGGTTGAAAAATGATTTGAAACAATCAAGGCCAGTAAAAAAAGCCAGGGCAAAGGAGTCGGTTTCACGGTTATTGCGAAAAATTGTGTTGCTTCATCGCCACGAGAAGTCGATCAGTTTTGGTGAGTTGATTAAATCCATGGGAGAGCGGGCATTCGGTTTAATCACAGTCCTGTTTGCTTTGCCGAGCGGTTTGCCAATCGCAGTAATTCCCGGTTTTTCATTTGTTTTTGGGTTGCCGATTGTTTTTATTGCGCTGCATTTGCTGATTGGCAGGAAAAGCCTGTGGCTGCCTGCACGCCTGGCCGGGCAAACCGTTGATATTCAGACACTTGAAAAAATGTTGGCAAAGACAAGGCCTTACTTATTGTTTGTTGAACGTTTGCTAAAACCCCGGCTGTTATTTTTTTCCTCCAACATCGCTGAGCATGTTCACGGTATCCTTTTGCTGTTTATGAGCCTGCTATTATTGCTGCCGATCCCTTTTAGCAATTTTATATTTGCCAGTCTTATTATTTGTTTAGGTTTGGGGCTGATTGAAAAAGACGGCCTGCTAATCCTGCTGGCTTATCTTGGATTTATTGTTTATGCCATTTTTCTTAATCAGGTGATTGAACAGCTGTGGGCACTGTTCGTTTGAGAGTATTGGCGTATAAGCCTCAACAGGGCTTGGGTTGGGCCCCGCGGTCGAAGCCGCGGGGATACGTGCTAGTCGCAGTCGCGGGGATACGGGCTAGTTGAAGCTGGGGGGATGGGCTAGTCGAAGCCGCGGGGATGCGGGCTAGTTGAAGCTGGGGGATACGAGCCACCCTCGTCGAATTGCAGAAATCGTATCCCCGCGGCTGCGACCGCGGGGCCCATTAGGCGATACCGGTGTGTTTGCTTCGCTGCGATCCAGTTCTCAGAAAAACTGTGTACAAAGCGTGTGAGCTGTAGTATTATTAAACACCTTTTGGCTTTTGTGATGATAAAATTGTCTTTCAATAAGCGTTATTTGTTTCTCCAGTGCTTTTCCTTGCGCATCTTCAATGTGGCCGTTAGGGCCTGTTAACGACATATAAAACAGAACTGCTCTCGCCCAAACGCACATGAAGGAGAACTAAATGCAAAATTACAAATCAATTTTTATTTATGGATTTGCCATCTTTGTTATGTTTTTTGGTTCAGGCAACCTGGTGTTCCCGCTGCAAATTGGTTTTGCCGGTGAAAATAACTGGTTGCTAGGATTTGCCGGACTTTTACTAACAGGCATTTTTTTGCCGCTCATGGGCTTATTTGTCATCAAGCTCTATCAAGGCAGCTACCAGCGCTTTTTTTCAGAAGCCGGAAAGACTGCGGGCGTGCTTCTACCGCTAATCATGCTGGCCTTACTAGGGTCGTTTGGCGTAGTTCCTCGCTGTATCACGGTAGCCTATGGTAGTGTCAATTTCCTGTTCCCGCAGATTTCGCTTTTACCCTTCAGCCTGATTTTCTGCCTAATCACCTTCTTTTTCTGCCTTAATGATCGGGTAATGGTCAAATTATTGGGCAAATGGATGAGTCCTGTTTTGTTATTGACGCTTATTGCGTTAATCGGAATAGCGATATGGAAATCGCCGGAAACCGGAGGCGACATTGCCGGGGCAAAGGCATTTAGCAATGGCTTTGTCACTGGTTATCAGACCATGGATTTGTTCGCTTCTTTTTTCTTTTCTGCCCTGATATTTCAACAAATTCAACAGCAATTTCCCAACGCCTCTTCGCGTGAAATTCTTCGCTTTGCAATTAAGCCCAGCATCATTGGCGCGGGCTTGCTGGCAATCATTTATTTAGGGCTAGTGTATTTGGGTGCCCATTATGCAAATCTGATTGGCAATATCTCTCCCGAATTAATGCTGCCGGCCATTGCCTCGACTGCAATGGGTGATAAAGCGACTTTATTCATGGGTATTACAATGTTTTTCTCATGCCTGACTACGGCAGTGGCCTTGAATAATCTGTTTGCGCGTTACCTTTCTACCCTGTTCAGGCAGGAAGAAAAATTTCCGCTGTTTCTCTGTTTCACCAGCTTGACGGCTTTTGCGGTTTCTTTATTGGATTTCAAGGGAATTGCTGCTTTTCTTGCCCCAATTCTTCAGCTAACCTATCCCGCAGTCATTGTGCTGACCGCTTTATGCCTCCTGTTGCGCGGCCGTCAGCGAGTGAAGATGCTGGTATTTTATTTAATCACCGCATTGGTCGGCGGGCTCGCTTCTCTGCATTTGGTTAATATTGGTTGAGATCAGGCTGGCAGGCCAACAGGCCAGGCCAGCGGCTTCTCGTCTCATAGAGCTGGTTTTTTTATTCTAAGACTGGGCGAGCAAACGCAAAGGTGCTACCATTTAGACACGTTTCAATGGCTTGTTTTTTATATTGACAAGTTCTTTATTCACAGCAAGGATATTAATGAGATCGTGGTTCTTCAGTGTGTTGATGTCTATCTTAATGTCAGGTTATTCCATGGCGGCTGAAAAGAAAATTGTGTATGGCTATGTTGAAAAAGCCCTTCTGGTTGATAAAAATCTCCTCGTATCTGCCAAACTAGACACGGGAGCAAAATCAGCTTCATTAAGTGCAATTAACATTCAACCGCTTATTAAGGATGGTAAACAATATCTGCAATTCACAGTTCCCAGCAAGCAGGGAAATGTTGATTTTATCGCTGAATATCTGGGCAAGGTCAGAATTAAAGTCAGGGCTGGTGAGCATCTTGCCGGTAAAATAGAGCCTATCAGGCGGCCAGTCGTATTGGTGCGTATTCGTATGGGGAATGTGGAGCAAAACATTCCGGTTAATCTGACTAATCGAAAACGATTCATTTATCCGCTTCTTTTGGGTAGAGATGCCATCAACGCTTTTTCCGGTCTGGTTGATCCGTCCGCAGCGTTTAAAATAAAAATGGGTAAAGTAGGAAAAGATGAAGTCTAGGCAACGCCATGTGTATGGTTTAATTCTCTTTTTATTTCTATTAGGAACGGGTCTTTTTCTGTATAGGCATTTTATTCTCGATGTGCCCTTAACGGATACTGAAACGGTTAACAGTTGGATGGTTGAAGCCAATCTGCGCTTTACGGCAGACAAAAACACGCCCGTGAAGGCGAGTTTTATTATTCCTTACTTGCCGCCATATTATGCCATTCTCGATGAATATTTTGTTTCTCATAATTACGGGGTAACCACCAATTTAAAAGGCTATAACCGCCAGACGGTCTGGTCGCTCCGCCGCGGGCATGGTGCACAGTCCTTGTATTATCGTGCCATTTTCCGCGAAACAGATAATAATGACTCCATTTTGCCCAAGCCCCCCATGGTCAAGGCACAAGCACTGGACGAAACTCAAAAATCAGCAGTAGATACCATTTCGAATATTGTTCGCCCCACCTCTGCAGATATTCAGACATTTGCTCAGGAAACTGTAAAAGAACTTAATAAGAAAGATGGCAATGCCAAATTACTGGTGGGTACTGATTTTACCGAGGACAGCCTGATTAAAGCAGCCATTCTGATTCTGAACCAGGCAAAGATTTATGCGATGCCGGTAAAGGGAATATACCTTAACCAGCAAAATCGGGCCGAATTTAAATTATTCATGGCGGTTTATAATGACAAGGAATGGTTTTACATCAATCCGCGCACTGGCGGAACCGGATTACCAAAAAACTTTTTAGTCTGGCAATATGGTTCAGAACCCTTATTTGAAGTGAATGGCGGTAAAAAGCCCAGTTTTAGTCTCACCGTTTCACCCACGCCGATTAATGCCTTATCCATTGCCAAAAGCCGCGGTTTGCAAACAGATTCTCAAATGCTGCGCTTTTCTTTGCTGCAACTACCGGTTAATGTGCAGGAAACTTATAAAATTTTACTGACTGTGCCTATTGGGGCATTCATTATTTTGTTGTTGCGTAATTTTGTTGGCTTGAAAACCTTTGGTACCTTCATGCCTGTTTTAATTGCCTTGGCCTTTCGTGAAACCCATGTAATTTGGGGGATCCTTCTCTTTGTATTTATCGTCTCCTTTGGTTTACTGGCGCGTTTCTATCTGGATCAGCTCAAATTGTTGCTAGTGCCGCGCCTCGCCGCGATTCTTACCGTGGTGATTATGCTAATGATTTTCGTCAGCGTTATGAGCCAGAACCTCGGCCTTGAGTCGGGTTTGTCGGTTGCTTTATTCCCCATGGTTATTCTAACCATGACCATTGAACGAATGTGCATTACCTGGGATGAACGAGGCGCTTCTGAAGCAATAAGAGCCGGGGCGGGAAGCCTGATAGCAGCAGTCATTGCCTTTGGTGCGATGAACTACCCGCCAGTGCAATACCTTGTCTTTGCATTCCCTGAGTTGCTGCTGGTACTGCTGGCTTTGATTTTACTCTTTGGCCAATATCGCGGATACCGCCTATTTGAGTTATTTCGCTTCAAGGTATTGGCTGGGGAACACTAATGTTTGGGATTTACCGGCGGCTTAAGCGCAAGCATGTACTGAGCATCAATCAGCGTAACAGCGATTTTGTCCTTAAGTATAATGATAGAAAGCGCTACCCGCTGGTCGATGATAAACTGAAAACCAAGCGTTTGGCGGTGGCTGCAGGCATTGCCGTCCCCCAGCTTTATGAAATCATTGAAACCGAGCATCAAATCAAACAGCTTGATTCCATTCTCGCACCGTATAAGGATTTTGTGATTAAACCTGCCCATGGCGCTGGAGGGGACGGAATTCTGGTTATTACCGACCGGGTTTTTGGTCGTTACCGGCAAATTAACGGCAAGCTGCTCACAAATCAGGAAATGGATTATCATCTGTCCTGTTTGCTTTCCGGCGCCTATAGTCTGGGAGGCCATGCGGATTATGCGATTGTTGAACACCGTGTGGTTGTGGATCCCGTTTTTAAAGAAGTTAGTTATGAAGGGATCCCGGATATCCGCATAATTACCTTGCTGGGGTATCCGGCAATGGCTATGGTACGCCTGCCAACCCGTCAATCGGGTGGAAAAGCCAATTTACATCAGGGCGCCATTGGCGCCGGCATCAATCTGGGTACAGGAAAAACCCTGGGCGGTGTGTTCCATAATGATGCTATTGACTTTCATCCCGACACCTTGATGCCTATTGTCGGCATTGAAGTGCCTTACTGGCAAAAGATCCTTGAAATTGCTGCCAGTTGCTATGAGCTGACTGGCCTGGGTTATCTTGGGGTTGATATTGTTCTTGATAAAGACCATGGCCCCTTAATGCTGGAGCTTAATGCCCGGCCGGGCTTGAATATTCAAATTGCCAATCGCGAAGGCGGTTTACATCGTTACCGCACAATTGAAGCCAGGGCGGATGCCTGTCAGGAATCAGTGGAAGAGCGGGTAAAGTTTAGCCGCCAGATGTTTTTGCGTTAAGTTTTGATTTACGCGTTCTTTTTAATCTCCGTCTTCGCGAACAACGTGAAGCAACCAAGAACTCGGTGCCTCATTCAAGCCCCGATCTGGATTGCTTGGTGCTATGCTCGCAAAGGCGCTTGCTAATTAAAGTTTTCTCCAGTTCGGGCGATACTAATTTATCTCATTTAATCATAGTGATTAAATTTAATTCACATGGTAAAATCCTTTCGCCGTTTATTCAATGAATATTGGAGAAATAAATATGAAATATGCGCCGCTCGCTGCAGTCTCTCTGCTATTAAGCAGTACTTTAGCTGCCCAGAATGTGTCAATTGTAGGAAGCATCACCAAAGAAATACCCGCCAGCAGCAAGGCACGCAGCCTGAATGCAACTCCTCCGCAAGAAATCAGCTTGATGAAAATTGAATTATCGGAGCAGGGGAGAAACTACCTAAGCCAGCAGATTCAAAATTTATCGACACAGAGCAAACAGTTTGCTCCGGCTGGCTCCTCTGGACAGTCTGCTGTAAATCTGGGCATGAATAATACGCCTGTTTTAAATCAGGGCAGCCATGGAAGCTGTGTGACTTTCGCTACCACAGCGGCGATTGATGCGGCGTTGGGTAAAGGGGATTACGTCAGCCAATTATGCCAGCTTGAACTGGGCGCATATCTGGCAGATAACGGTTATAGCATGAGTGGTTGGGAGGGAACCTGGGGGCGTTATCTGCTGGGACAAATTGATAGCTTTGGCTTTGTAAGTAAAGAGAAGCAAAAGCGTTTCGGCTGTGGTGGATTAACCGAATATCCCACCAATAATTCCAACATTGGCAACCCCATGTCCCTGGAAAGCTTTCATCAATTAAGCGAACCCTTGAATGACAATCAGTTGACCTGGACACCTGTTCTGGATGTCTTTGATGCCTTTACCGGAAATGTGGATGCTAATCGTACTCTGGCTGAAGTGAAAAAAGCATTAAACGCAGGCGACCGCGTAACCTTTGGCGTTCTGTTGCTGGATTTTGACAAGGGAATCATGGGAGCCGTCGGTACTACTAAACAGAAATTCGATACTTGGGTAATTTCGCCTGAAATTGCCGATGATCTCAATAATAACCCTGAATTCGGCGGTCATGAAATGGTTATTATTGGTTACGACGATAATGCGGTTGCCGTTGACGACAAGAAAGGGAGCCATCGCGGATTATTGAAGTTGAGGAACTCCTGGGGCGATAGAGTCGGCGACAGGGGTGATTTTTATATGTCCTATGATTATTTCAAATTACTAGTCATTGAAGCGCAGCGTATTAAAAAACTGAAATAATTCTGGATTGCTGGGCTTTATAGCCCAGCAAACACGCTATAGCTGATGCTTAGCCATCTTGTGAAACAAACCCTGGCGTTGCATGAGTTCCTCATAATGGCCTGATTCAACACAGCGTCCATTATGAATGACATGAATGATATCCGCATTGATAATCGTGCTGAATCGATGGGCAATAACAATCCGGGTTAGTTTCATTGCTTCCAGGGTATCGTTAATTTGCGCCTGAACCTTATTATCCAGCGCACTGGTGGCTTCATCGAGAAGCAGAATTTTGGGGTTCACACTAATCGCACGGGCCAGGTTTATCCGCTGAATTTCGCCGCCGGAAAAGGTTTGGATGCCGTCGCTGATTAATGTGTCCATCCCCATGGGTAAATCCTGGATGAGCGTTTCAAGACCGGTTGCACGGGCAATGTCCCAGGCTTCGCGCCGGGTGAGCGCATTGTTATTGCCGGCAATATTTTCAAAAATAGTTCCGGGGATAAGACGGGTAACCTGCATGACTACCCCCATCTGTGAGCGCAGATTACGCAGATGAATATTTTTTAAATCGATACCGCTAAACTTAATTTCACCAGACTCAATTGTTTCCAGGCCCAGCAACAGGCGAAAAAGAGTGGATTTGCCGGAGCCGGAGGGACCGACAATAGCGGTGAAGGAACCCGGTTGGAC encodes:
- a CDS encoding exopolysaccharide biosynthesis protein, translating into MKNDLKQSRPVKKARAKESVSRLLRKIVLLHRHEKSISFGELIKSMGERAFGLITVLFALPSGLPIAVIPGFSFVFGLPIVFIALHLLIGRKSLWLPARLAGQTVDIQTLEKMLAKTRPYLLFVERLLKPRLLFFSSNIAEHVHGILLLFMSLLLLLPIPFSNFIFASLIICLGLGLIEKDGLLILLAYLGFIVYAIFLNQVIEQLWALFV
- a CDS encoding alpha-L-glutamate ligase-like protein → MFGIYRRLKRKHVLSINQRNSDFVLKYNDRKRYPLVDDKLKTKRLAVAAGIAVPQLYEIIETEHQIKQLDSILAPYKDFVIKPAHGAGGDGILVITDRVFGRYRQINGKLLTNQEMDYHLSCLLSGAYSLGGHADYAIVEHRVVVDPVFKEVSYEGIPDIRIITLLGYPAMAMVRLPTRQSGGKANLHQGAIGAGINLGTGKTLGGVFHNDAIDFHPDTLMPIVGIEVPYWQKILEIAASCYELTGLGYLGVDIVLDKDHGPLMLELNARPGLNIQIANREGGLHRYRTIEARADACQESVEERVKFSRQMFLR
- a CDS encoding inactive transglutaminase family protein, producing MKSRQRHVYGLILFLFLLGTGLFLYRHFILDVPLTDTETVNSWMVEANLRFTADKNTPVKASFIIPYLPPYYAILDEYFVSHNYGVTTNLKGYNRQTVWSLRRGHGAQSLYYRAIFRETDNNDSILPKPPMVKAQALDETQKSAVDTISNIVRPTSADIQTFAQETVKELNKKDGNAKLLVGTDFTEDSLIKAAILILNQAKIYAMPVKGIYLNQQNRAEFKLFMAVYNDKEWFYINPRTGGTGLPKNFLVWQYGSEPLFEVNGGKKPSFSLTVSPTPINALSIAKSRGLQTDSQMLRFSLLQLPVNVQETYKILLTVPIGAFIILLLRNFVGLKTFGTFMPVLIALAFRETHVIWGILLFVFIVSFGLLARFYLDQLKLLLVPRLAAILTVVIMLMIFVSVMSQNLGLESGLSVALFPMVILTMTIERMCITWDERGASEAIRAGAGSLIAAVIAFGAMNYPPVQYLVFAFPELLLVLLALILLFGQYRGYRLFELFRFKVLAGEH
- a CDS encoding ATP-dependent zinc protease family protein, coding for MRSWFFSVLMSILMSGYSMAAEKKIVYGYVEKALLVDKNLLVSAKLDTGAKSASLSAINIQPLIKDGKQYLQFTVPSKQGNVDFIAEYLGKVRIKVRAGEHLAGKIEPIRRPVVLVRIRMGNVEQNIPVNLTNRKRFIYPLLLGRDAINAFSGLVDPSAAFKIKMGKVGKDEV
- a CDS encoding C1 family peptidase; the protein is MKYAPLAAVSLLLSSTLAAQNVSIVGSITKEIPASSKARSLNATPPQEISLMKIELSEQGRNYLSQQIQNLSTQSKQFAPAGSSGQSAVNLGMNNTPVLNQGSHGSCVTFATTAAIDAALGKGDYVSQLCQLELGAYLADNGYSMSGWEGTWGRYLLGQIDSFGFVSKEKQKRFGCGGLTEYPTNNSNIGNPMSLESFHQLSEPLNDNQLTWTPVLDVFDAFTGNVDANRTLAEVKKALNAGDRVTFGVLLLDFDKGIMGAVGTTKQKFDTWVISPEIADDLNNNPEFGGHEMVIIGYDDNAVAVDDKKGSHRGLLKLRNSWGDRVGDRGDFYMSYDYFKLLVIEAQRIKKLK
- a CDS encoding branched-chain amino acid transport system II carrier protein, with protein sequence MQNYKSIFIYGFAIFVMFFGSGNLVFPLQIGFAGENNWLLGFAGLLLTGIFLPLMGLFVIKLYQGSYQRFFSEAGKTAGVLLPLIMLALLGSFGVVPRCITVAYGSVNFLFPQISLLPFSLIFCLITFFFCLNDRVMVKLLGKWMSPVLLLTLIALIGIAIWKSPETGGDIAGAKAFSNGFVTGYQTMDLFASFFFSALIFQQIQQQFPNASSREILRFAIKPSIIGAGLLAIIYLGLVYLGAHYANLIGNISPELMLPAIASTAMGDKATLFMGITMFFSCLTTAVALNNLFARYLSTLFRQEEKFPLFLCFTSLTAFAVSLLDFKGIAAFLAPILQLTYPAVIVLTALCLLLRGRQRVKMLVFYLITALVGGLASLHLVNIG